From one Lotus japonicus ecotype B-129 chromosome 3, LjGifu_v1.2 genomic stretch:
- the LOC130746619 gene encoding glyoxylate/hydroxypyruvate reductase HPR3-like isoform X2, whose translation MAEDLPEVLVLGPPTCFPTLEPLYSHKFHFLNHHASGLPLHQFLVAHSSIRAILCSTTIPLTADLLRLVPSLRLIVTSSSGTNHIDLNECRRRGILVADNGGAASEDVADMAVALLISVMRKLSAADRYVRTRNSSDPWDFPLGCKQTHHIINREVILALGKGGFIVNVGRGGLIDEKQLVKCLMEGEIGGAGLDVFENEPHVPQELLAMNNVVLSPHCGSLTVENRISLSELLAGNLEAFFSNKPLITPVKLVE comes from the exons ATGGCAGAAGACCTCCCAGAAGTGCTTGTTCTGGGTCCTCCAACATGCTTCCCAACACTTGAACCACTCTACTCTCACAAATTCCACTTCCTAAACCACCATGCCTCAGGCCTCCCTCTACACCAATTCTTGGTTGCCCATTCTTCAATTCGTGCCATACTCTGCAGCACCACCATCCCCCTCACCGCCGATCTGCTCCGCCTCGTTCCGTCGCTCCGCCTCATCGTCACCTCCAGCAGCGGAACTAATCATATCGACCTCAATGAGTGCCGCCGCCGGGGAATTCTGGTCGCCGACAATGGTGGTGCGGCCTCGGAGGATGTGGCTGACATGGCGGTGGCACTGCTGATTTCCGTCATGAGGAAATTATCGGCGGCGGATCGATACGTAAGGACACGAAATTCCTCTGACCCTTGGGATTTTCCTCTTGGCTGCAAG CAAACACATCACATAATCAACAGGGAAGTGATTCTGGCATTAGGAAAAGGAGGGTTCATTGTCAATGTTGGAAGAGGGGGGCTTATTGATGAGAAGCAATTGGTGAAGTGTTTAATGGAAGGAGAAATTGGAGGTGCTGGTTTGGATGTGTTTGAGAACGAGCCTCATGTTCCTCAAGAGCTCCTTGCAATGAATAATGTAGTGTTATCTCCACATTGTGGTAGTCTTACTGTAGAAAACAGGATTAGTCTGTCTGAACTTTTGGCAGGGAATTTAGAAGCCTTCTTCTCAAATAAGCCCCTAATTACTCCAGTGAAGTTGGTTGAATAA
- the LOC130746619 gene encoding glyoxylate/hydroxypyruvate reductase HPR3-like isoform X1, with protein MAEDLPEVLVLGPPTCFPTLEPLYSHKFHFLNHHASGLPLHQFLVAHSSIRAILCSTTIPLTADLLRLVPSLRLIVTSSSGTNHIDLNECRRRGILVADNGGAASEDVADMAVALLISVMRKLSAADRYVRTRNSSDPWDFPLGCKLSGKRVGIIGLGNIGMEVAKRLECFGCIILYHSRHKKTHVSYPFYSSVVELATTSDALVVCCALNQQTHHIINREVILALGKGGFIVNVGRGGLIDEKQLVKCLMEGEIGGAGLDVFENEPHVPQELLAMNNVVLSPHCGSLTVENRISLSELLAGNLEAFFSNKPLITPVKLVE; from the exons ATGGCAGAAGACCTCCCAGAAGTGCTTGTTCTGGGTCCTCCAACATGCTTCCCAACACTTGAACCACTCTACTCTCACAAATTCCACTTCCTAAACCACCATGCCTCAGGCCTCCCTCTACACCAATTCTTGGTTGCCCATTCTTCAATTCGTGCCATACTCTGCAGCACCACCATCCCCCTCACCGCCGATCTGCTCCGCCTCGTTCCGTCGCTCCGCCTCATCGTCACCTCCAGCAGCGGAACTAATCATATCGACCTCAATGAGTGCCGCCGCCGGGGAATTCTGGTCGCCGACAATGGTGGTGCGGCCTCGGAGGATGTGGCTGACATGGCGGTGGCACTGCTGATTTCCGTCATGAGGAAATTATCGGCGGCGGATCGATACGTAAGGACACGAAATTCCTCTGACCCTTGGGATTTTCCTCTTGGCTGCAAG TTATCAGGCAAGCGAGTTGGGATTATTGGATTGGGAAACATTGGCATGGAAGTGGCCAAGCGGCTTGAGTGTTTTGGTTGCATTATCTTGTACCACTCTAGGCATAAAAAAACACATGTTTCATACCCTTTCTATTCCAGTGTTGTTGAGCTTGCAACTACTAGTGATGCGCTTGTGGTGTGTTGTGCATTGAATCAGCAAACACATCACATAATCAACAGGGAAGTGATTCTGGCATTAGGAAAAGGAGGGTTCATTGTCAATGTTGGAAGAGGGGGGCTTATTGATGAGAAGCAATTGGTGAAGTGTTTAATGGAAGGAGAAATTGGAGGTGCTGGTTTGGATGTGTTTGAGAACGAGCCTCATGTTCCTCAAGAGCTCCTTGCAATGAATAATGTAGTGTTATCTCCACATTGTGGTAGTCTTACTGTAGAAAACAGGATTAGTCTGTCTGAACTTTTGGCAGGGAATTTAGAAGCCTTCTTCTCAAATAAGCCCCTAATTACTCCAGTGAAGTTGGTTGAATAA
- the LOC130746620 gene encoding glyoxylate/hydroxypyruvate reductase HPR3-like translates to MAVQNHHSSSSTEHLPKVLLYGPPSLSSIIKPHPSHNFQILNQFLPTHASSIHAVVTTDVSFLVNADLIGLLPSLRLVVTGSAGTDHVDLSECRRRGIQVASAGNLYSDDVADLAVALLIDVTWKISAADTNFRRRLQPPSWDFPSSSKLAGKKVGIVGLGKIGLEVAKRLEAFGCTILYNSRNKKPFVSYPFYSSVVELASNSNVLVLCCDLNDQTKHIINREAMLALGKEGIIVNVGRGSLIDERELLKCLMEGEIRGAGLDVFENEPQVPKEFFSLDNVVLSPHAAVLTFESLIGISQLMERNLQAFFSNKPLLTPVKFD, encoded by the exons ATGGCAGTTCAAAACCACCACTCCAGCAGCAGCACTGAACACCTCCCAAAAGTCCTCCTCTACGGTCCCCCATCACTCTCCTCCATCATCAAACCCCACCCTTCTCACAATTTCCAAATCCTAAACCAATTCTTACCCACCCACGCCTCCTCCATCCACGCCGTCGTTACCACCGACGTCAGCTTCCTCGTCAATGCCGATCTCATCGGACTTCTCCCCTCACTCCGTCTCGTCGTCACTGGCAGCGCCGGAACTGATCACGTTGACCTCTCCGAGTGCCGCCGCCGTGGAATCCAGGTCGCCTCCGCCGGGAACCTCTACTCCGATGATGTCGCCGACTTGGCCGTGGCTTTGCTGATCGACGTCACGTGGAAAATCTCCGCCGCCGATACAAATTTCAGAAGACGGCTTCAGCCTCCGTCATGGGATTTTCCATCTTCTTCTAAG TTGGCTGGAAAAAAAGTTGGAATTGTTGGCTTGGGAAAAATTGGCTTGGAAGTGGCAAAGAGGCTTGAGGCGTTTGGTTGCACTATATTATACAACTCCAGGAACAAAAAACCATTTGTTTCATACCCTTTCTATTCTAGTGTTGTTGAGCTTGCTTCTAACAGCAATGTGCTTGTTCTCTGTTGTGACCTAAACGACCAAACAAAGCACATTATCAACAGAGAAGCTATGTTGGCACTGGGAAAAGAAGGAATTATAGTGAATGTTGGAAGAGGATCTCTTATAGATGAAAGGGAATTGTTGAAATGTTTGATGGAAGGGGAGATTAGAGGTGCTGGTTTGGATGTGTTTGAGAATGAGCCTCAAGTTCCTAAAGAGTTCTTCTCCTTGGACAATGTAGTCCTATCACCACATGCTGCTGTGTTAACTTTTGAGTCTCTCATTGGTATCAGCCAACTTATGGAGCGCAATTTGCAAGCTTTCTTTTCAAACAAGCCTCTGCTTACTCCCGTCAAATTTGATTGA